DNA from Marinoscillum sp. 108:
CACCCTCCGGATCATCCTTAGTTAGTAATAGGAATTTAGCCAATGGCTGAGAATTTAACATTTTGCTGAAAAACATGACCATTTCTTCCACCATGTACCATGTACCGAGTGAACCTACATAGGTCAATACAAATTCATCTGGCCCTATCCTGAGGTCTTCACGTAACTCCTTCAGATGGTCAGGATCCACCTTCTCTGGATCAAAGTGATCCATATCCACGCAGCAAGGAATAACAGTAACCGGTAAATCTCCAGGTTTTATAGCCCAAGAGTTTATAATATCGCGCGCTTTAAATGTGAGCGTCACCACATGATCAGCCTCCCTAAGAAAGAGCCTTTCTTTTCTTTTGAAGTAGTTGTAGACTAATCGATATGCCGGGTTTTTTAGATTCCAAATTCCGCCTTCCACACGTTCATCCGCCCAAAAACCACGCATGTCAAAAATAAATTGGCTTCCAAACTTTTTTTTAGTCTGAAGACCAACAAGCGCTGTTACATAGCTCCTACAATGAACGATCTCGGCTGAATCCTTAGTGACTAATTCCCTTACCTTCTTCCACAGGCGAATCACATCAAACAACGTAGAAATGATCGGAGGATTTCTGTGGTAAGTATTCGGAATCCACCTAATCTGCCTTTCCC
Protein-coding regions in this window:
- a CDS encoding glycosyltransferase, with product MTYDGLTDPLGQSQVLPYILGVEAMGIHRFTIVSFEKPENFEKEKGVIQDLIRERQIRWIPNTYHRNPPIISTLFDVIRLWKKVRELVTKDSAEIVHCRSYVTALVGLQTKKKFGSQFIFDMRGFWADERVEGGIWNLKNPAYRLVYNYFKRKERLFLREADHVVTLTFKARDIINSWAIKPGDLPVTVIPCCVDMDHFDPEKVDPDHLKELREDLRIGPDEFVLTYVGSLGTWYMVEEMVMFFSKMLNSQPLAKFLLLTKDDPEGVLRIARRLKIPLDSIMIRPVSRSQMPAHIALSSFSIFFIKPVFSKQASSPTKMGEIMAMGVPIIANKGIGDSDNYISREMGVMVDVEGPAEINVSSQRLLAFSANSNLIRNRCKAVFSLDVGVDAYFSIYNFHSVK